The Pseudomonas extremaustralis genome contains a region encoding:
- a CDS encoding TolC family protein, protein MKTVHKLFGASVLALAISGCAVTSEPIERSVSEQRARSDLQGMYKNQEPLNGPLTLHQAMARAVKYNLEGRLKIMEEALAKRQLDLASFDMLPRMALSAGYAGRNNTNASSSQSVRTGTQSLEPSTSQDRDRRVADLTMVWNVLDFGVSYISAKQQGDQRLIVQERRRKVINTIVQDVRSAYWRAVAAERLLTQIDSLMARVDQAQTNSQSMSEQRIGDPVQALGYQRSLIEATRQLQEQRRALSLAKTELSTLINLPMGTDLKLATPDDYAVPQLKVNLASLEQEALANRPELREQDYQTRISAAETRKAMLRLLPGLEFSAGGHYDSNSFLVDNRWADYGAKVTWNLFNVLSAPAAIDVAKAGEEVATARRQAMSIAVLAQLYVANANFQDAVRQFKTNEQLADIDGQILTQLRNRHQAAGLGELDLIQGELNTLQADLRRDLAYADLRNAYGQIFASAGLDPLPEQVDSDRVQSIATALAGRESAWAAGNIAVPAPHVAAQ, encoded by the coding sequence ATGAAAACAGTTCATAAGTTGTTCGGCGCCAGCGTGCTGGCGCTGGCGATCAGCGGTTGTGCGGTCACCAGCGAGCCGATTGAACGCAGTGTCAGCGAGCAACGAGCCCGCAGCGACCTGCAAGGCATGTACAAGAATCAGGAGCCATTGAACGGCCCATTGACACTGCACCAGGCCATGGCCCGTGCGGTGAAATACAACCTCGAAGGGCGCTTGAAGATCATGGAGGAGGCCTTGGCCAAGCGCCAACTCGACCTCGCCAGTTTCGACATGCTGCCGCGCATGGCGTTGTCCGCCGGTTACGCCGGGCGTAACAACACCAATGCCTCCAGCAGCCAGAGCGTACGCACCGGCACCCAGTCCCTGGAACCGTCGACGTCCCAGGACCGCGACCGCCGCGTGGCCGACCTGACCATGGTGTGGAACGTCCTCGACTTCGGCGTCAGCTACATCAGCGCCAAACAGCAAGGCGACCAACGGCTGATCGTCCAGGAACGGCGCCGCAAGGTGATCAACACCATCGTTCAGGACGTGCGCTCGGCCTACTGGCGGGCGGTCGCGGCCGAACGCCTGCTGACCCAGATCGACAGCCTGATGGCGCGGGTCGACCAGGCCCAGACCAACAGCCAAAGCATGAGCGAACAGCGTATCGGCGACCCGGTCCAGGCTCTGGGCTACCAGCGCTCGCTGATCGAAGCCACGCGCCAATTGCAGGAACAGCGCCGTGCGCTCTCCCTGGCCAAGACCGAATTGTCGACCCTGATCAACCTGCCCATGGGCACCGACCTCAAGCTGGCCACGCCGGACGACTACGCCGTGCCGCAGCTCAAGGTCAACCTGGCCAGCCTGGAACAGGAAGCCCTGGCTAACCGCCCTGAACTGCGCGAGCAGGACTACCAGACCCGCATCAGCGCCGCCGAAACCCGCAAGGCCATGCTGCGCCTGCTGCCGGGCCTGGAGTTCTCGGCCGGCGGGCATTACGACAGCAACTCCTTCCTGGTGGACAACCGCTGGGCCGACTACGGCGCCAAGGTCACCTGGAACCTGTTCAACGTGCTTTCCGCCCCGGCAGCCATCGACGTCGCCAAGGCCGGCGAAGAAGTCGCCACCGCACGACGCCAGGCCATGTCCATCGCGGTGCTGGCGCAACTCTACGTCGCCAACGCGAACTTCCAGGACGCCGTGCGCCAGTTCAAGACCAACGAACAACTGGCCGACATCGACGGGCAGATCCTCACCCAGTTGCGCAACCGTCACCAAGCGGCGGGCCTGGGCGAACTGGACCTGATCCAGGGCGAACTCAATACCCTGCAAGCCGATCTGCGTCGCGACCTGGCCTACGCCGACCTGCGCAACGCCTATGGCCAGATCTTCGCCAGCGCCGGGCTCGACCCGCTGCCGGAGCAGGTCGATTCCGACCGCGTGCAATCCATCGCCACGGCGCTGGCCGGCCGCGAATCGGCATGGGCCGCCGGCAACATCGCCGTTCCGGCGCCTCATGTTGCGGCCCAGTAA
- the cysC gene encoding adenylyl-sulfate kinase, with translation MLRPSNLVAPTASITRAQREARNGHRGVAILLTGLPASGKSTLAQGLQAALFEQGRQSIVLDGDALRGGLNKDLGFADSDRLENIRRAAELAALLVDNGQIVILALIAPLVELRAVLAERLGADYREVWCNAALDICERRDPKGHYARARRGELPGFTGIGSPYEPPPQAALVLETGQLSAQQCVAQLQAWLQTL, from the coding sequence ATGTTGCGGCCCAGTAATCTGGTGGCACCGACCGCGAGCATCACGCGTGCCCAGCGTGAGGCTCGCAACGGTCATCGCGGCGTGGCGATCCTGCTGACCGGCCTGCCGGCGTCGGGTAAATCGACCCTGGCCCAGGGACTGCAGGCTGCGTTGTTCGAACAAGGCCGACAAAGCATCGTGCTCGACGGCGATGCTTTGCGCGGCGGGTTGAACAAAGACCTGGGGTTTGCCGACAGCGACCGCCTGGAAAACATCCGCCGCGCCGCCGAACTGGCGGCGTTGCTGGTGGATAACGGGCAAATCGTGATCCTGGCGTTGATCGCCCCGTTGGTCGAATTGCGCGCGGTGCTCGCCGAACGCCTGGGCGCGGATTATCGGGAAGTGTGGTGCAACGCCGCACTCGACATCTGCGAACGCCGCGACCCCAAAGGCCACTACGCCCGCGCCCGACGCGGCGAATTGCCGGGGTTCACCGGTATCGGCTCACCCTACGAACCGCCGCCGCAAGCCGCGCTGGTCCTGGAGACCGGCCAGCTGTCCGCGCAGCAATGCGTCGCACAGCTGCAGGCCTGGTTGCAAACCCTCTAG
- a CDS encoding glycosyltransferase family 39 protein translates to MQRSVVEQDDKVGVISAANRLAEAREDGGWLRRLWWVPILALALAVRFYGLTAAAIWGDEGSSLLLSQYAAADLWFHAAHDVHPPLYFFLLRGWIELFGDGIWSIRSMSAIPGVVVVGLGIWLTRQLSTFRAAVLAGVLLALFPSAVRYSQEVRMYSLLGVWLLGATLALVYWVRQPARTRYLLVYGLLMAAGFYTHYFTALCVLVHWAWLGLLSASQPSARRLITRPAWWLANVGIVLVYLPWLPNLVGLVQHVEQLKVGGDIGWEAPVNLFSVPSMIWQFMLQDEGLGLRPVLFWSFPLLLVAVVGVCAWHDKGRYRPAGLLALFFLLPLLLVYGVSFISSVFIERYLTVYALALPILLALAIDRLPRRLAWLGAALFVLCLGVELLGVKNNATVDVDDQFNVPVEFVNRNYQEGDRIVLSDMLWYLSYVYYDRTDAQLQLYTPPKPDGTPTRPNSYGFGTLVDQDGGRIYLDRLSALPATTQRVWLISSNEAPDDFAPLPDGWRQIMQQDGGGARARLFVLCLGPESSQSEGCR, encoded by the coding sequence GTGCAACGGTCTGTGGTAGAGCAAGACGACAAAGTTGGGGTGATTTCGGCCGCCAATCGCCTCGCGGAGGCCCGCGAAGATGGCGGTTGGTTGCGCCGGTTATGGTGGGTGCCGATTCTGGCGCTGGCGCTTGCCGTGCGTTTTTATGGACTGACCGCCGCAGCGATCTGGGGCGACGAAGGTTCGAGCCTGCTGCTCAGCCAATATGCGGCGGCCGACCTGTGGTTTCACGCCGCCCACGATGTGCATCCGCCGTTGTATTTCTTCTTGCTGCGCGGCTGGATCGAGCTGTTCGGCGATGGCATCTGGTCGATTCGCAGCATGAGTGCGATTCCCGGCGTGGTCGTGGTGGGCCTGGGCATCTGGCTCACGCGGCAGTTGTCGACCTTTCGCGCCGCAGTGCTGGCGGGTGTGCTGTTGGCGCTGTTTCCCAGCGCGGTGCGCTACAGCCAGGAAGTGCGTATGTACTCGCTGCTCGGCGTGTGGCTGCTGGGCGCGACGCTGGCGCTGGTGTATTGGGTGCGCCAACCCGCGCGCACACGCTACCTGCTGGTGTATGGGCTGCTGATGGCGGCCGGTTTCTACACCCATTACTTCACCGCGTTGTGTGTATTGGTGCATTGGGCCTGGCTGGGGCTGTTGAGTGCGTCCCAACCATCCGCTCGGCGCTTGATCACGCGTCCGGCCTGGTGGCTGGCCAACGTCGGGATCGTGCTGGTGTACCTGCCCTGGCTGCCGAACCTGGTGGGCCTGGTGCAGCATGTCGAGCAGCTCAAGGTCGGCGGCGACATCGGCTGGGAAGCGCCGGTCAACCTGTTCTCTGTGCCGTCGATGATCTGGCAGTTTATGTTGCAGGATGAAGGCCTTGGCTTAAGGCCAGTGCTGTTCTGGTCATTCCCGCTGCTGCTGGTGGCCGTGGTCGGTGTCTGCGCCTGGCACGATAAGGGGCGCTACCGGCCGGCCGGGCTGTTGGCGCTGTTTTTCCTGCTGCCGCTGCTGTTGGTGTACGGGGTTTCGTTTATCTCGTCGGTGTTTATCGAGCGTTACCTCACCGTCTATGCCCTGGCTTTGCCGATCCTCCTGGCGCTGGCCATCGACCGTCTGCCCAGGCGCCTTGCATGGCTGGGCGCGGCATTGTTCGTGCTGTGCCTCGGTGTGGAACTGCTGGGGGTGAAGAACAACGCGACCGTGGATGTGGATGACCAATTCAACGTGCCGGTGGAGTTCGTCAATCGCAACTACCAGGAAGGTGACCGCATCGTCCTCAGCGACATGCTGTGGTACCTCAGCTACGTGTATTACGACCGCACCGACGCCCAATTGCAGCTTTACACCCCGCCCAAGCCTGATGGCACACCGACGCGGCCGAACTCCTATGGGTTTGGCACCCTGGTGGATCAGGACGGCGGGCGTATTTACCTCGACCGCTTGTCGGCATTGCCGGCCACTACCCAGCGTGTCTGGCTGATCAGCAGCAACGAAGCGCCGGACGATTTTGCGCCGCTGCCGGACGGATGGCGTCAAATAATGCAGCAGGACGGTGGCGGTGCCAGGGCGCGACTATTCGTGCTATGCCTCGGCCCAGAGTCATCGCAATCAGAGGGGTGTCGCTAA
- a CDS encoding Ig-like domain-containing protein, which yields MIMSLEPRMLFDGAVAATVADAAQADSHATATADAAAKAPATTERAATGSESHPQSDAPATPAPVAVPGQSVVFVDARVKDSAELLKGVAPGTQVVQLDASRDGLQQIADYLGSHQGVSSVQIIAHGNAGDLWLGNTYLSADNVAARSEVLAQIGQDMNVGGDILIYACNTAAGDKGINFVDSLAQLTGRDIAASTNRTGLGGDWTLEVATGSIESHNVLSTDALAAYQYGLATITVTSNADSGVGSLRSALSSAVAGDIITFNANMTVNLNSQLVISKNLTVEGDLNLDGVADVTLSGQYKTQVLKVNSGVTATLDGLVITQGLAAGNGGNGSANSSGATAANLLGAGISNFGVLTLNNVSVTANAASGGGGGGGASVSNASGGGGGGGALGGGIGGTGGNSGAGLYAGIAGSTNLGGAGGGAYTMGGRGGSSVGGAGSTGLGGYTNGSAGGTASSGALSIGGGGGGSGWDGAGGKGGGAAGGIYNASGATLTIVGTSSITGNIGAGGGGGGGSATGSDTALNGGDGGLGVGAIWNKGTVLITAANFAALGGSANTGASGNGGLATNASAGSKPTAVNGLFNDIGGTANTAYSPAPTATIVVTNTAQHIGSTSLVTITFNQAVTGFTSADLTISNGTLGTLNTSDNITYTATFTPSASVTSATNHIVLDNSGVTATSTGTPGTGTTSSNNFTIDTVRPTATVTVVAPTLSTTVNSTVNITFSEAVSGFSLTDMSASNGTLSNLTTSDNIHWTATLTPTGSNNSSSGNVITLDNTLYTDTATNAGTGTTTSNTYAIDTVRPTASIVVSDTALNISGNTSLVTITFSEPVTGLTAGAFTVADGILSNLGSNDGGLTWTATLTASPEVIRTGDVITLNNTAVSDGAGNAGSGTTNSNTYAVDTVRPTATVVFANSNLGIGQTSLVTITFSEAVTGFTNADLIVSNGTLSAVSSNDGGTTWTATFTPTASIVNASNHITLDNTGVQDMAGNAGSGSTTSNNVAIDGVRPTATVVVANDSLIIGQTSQVTITFSETVVGFSNADLTVSSGTLSAVSSSDGGVTWTATFTPTASVTNTTNVITLDNTGYSDTSGNAGSGTTDSNNYAIDTLRPTATIVVADPALHAGETSLVTITFSEAVTGFTLADLTASHGSLSSLSSADAGITWTATFTPGTNTNSANNVIALANTGVSDLAGNAGAGTTNSANYTIDTVLPSATIVVANPVLKIGDSSQVTITFNEAVTGFSNADLTITNGTLSAVSSSDGGITWGATFTPSANQTDATNQITLDNSGVQAAVSGNVGIGTSNSNNYAIDTQRPTATVVVSNDHMGIGSSSLVTVTFSEAVTGFSLADLTTDNGTLSNLSTNDNITYTATLTPVAGITQSNNHIVLDNTGVSDIAGNLGSGITSSNAYMIDSLRPTATIVIADPVLKAGETSLVTVTFSEAVSGFDNSDLNVPNGSLSALTSQDGGVTWIGTFTPSSNTRDTTNLISLNNAGYTDLAGNTGSGITNSGNFTIDTVRPTATVVVADTALKIGDTSQVTITFSEAVSGFTNADLTVANGTLSAVSSSDGGMTWTATFTPASAISDTSNVITLDNSGVQNASGNAGSGSTDSNNYVVETQRPTATIAVANGTLGIGQTTTVTITFSEVVSGLNLSDLSVANGVLSNLASNDGGKTWTATLTPTAAITDASNVITLDASQVNDVAGNAGSGIAISNNYAVNTSALTGDPLFRVTDPAPPLGAPDIPLQPIVFGRPVGNIGSPIGFPPLFEQRDVGAGLPPIGNIFIHNGALAPSFIAQVFSSDGGANGGAQGFLGFGGGDGGVFGSSTLSGLFNRESGGGDSGFKAFDSRAIQGGGDTAHGLRGVFGAPTLGQQLQQIKDLEQRQVIDLAQALQQVGISEMQA from the coding sequence ATGATTATGTCCCTGGAACCGCGCATGCTGTTCGACGGCGCCGTGGCCGCCACTGTGGCCGATGCGGCCCAGGCTGACAGCCACGCCACCGCCACCGCAGATGCCGCAGCCAAGGCGCCGGCGACCACCGAACGCGCCGCCACCGGCAGCGAAAGCCACCCGCAGTCCGACGCGCCCGCCACCCCCGCACCGGTTGCCGTGCCGGGGCAAAGCGTGGTGTTTGTCGATGCCCGCGTGAAGGATTCCGCCGAACTGCTCAAGGGCGTCGCCCCCGGCACCCAAGTGGTGCAATTGGATGCCAGCAGGGACGGCCTGCAGCAGATCGCCGATTACCTGGGCAGCCATCAGGGCGTCAGCTCGGTGCAGATCATCGCCCACGGCAATGCCGGTGACCTGTGGCTGGGCAATACCTATTTGTCCGCCGACAACGTCGCGGCCCGCAGCGAAGTGCTGGCGCAGATCGGCCAGGACATGAACGTGGGCGGCGATATCCTGATCTACGCCTGTAACACCGCCGCCGGCGACAAGGGCATCAACTTTGTCGATTCCCTGGCGCAACTGACCGGGCGCGATATCGCCGCGTCCACCAACCGCACCGGCCTGGGCGGCGACTGGACCCTGGAAGTCGCCACCGGCTCCATCGAAAGCCACAACGTACTCTCGACCGACGCTTTGGCCGCTTACCAGTACGGCCTGGCGACCATTACCGTGACCAGCAATGCCGACAGCGGCGTCGGCTCACTGCGCTCGGCCCTGAGCAGCGCGGTGGCGGGCGACATCATCACCTTCAACGCCAACATGACGGTCAACTTGAATTCGCAACTGGTCATCAGCAAGAACCTGACCGTCGAAGGCGACCTGAACCTCGACGGCGTTGCTGACGTGACTCTCAGCGGGCAGTACAAGACCCAGGTGCTCAAGGTTAACAGCGGTGTCACCGCGACCTTGGACGGCTTGGTTATCACCCAGGGTCTAGCGGCTGGCAACGGCGGCAATGGCAGCGCCAATAGCAGCGGTGCCACCGCAGCCAATTTGTTGGGGGCGGGGATAAGTAACTTCGGTGTCCTGACCCTGAATAATGTCAGCGTGACAGCGAACGCGGCCTCAGGCGGCGGCGGTGGTGGTGGCGCGAGCGTTAGTAATGCCAGCGGTGGCGGTGGTGGTGGCGGCGCGTTGGGCGGCGGCATCGGCGGGACTGGCGGCAACTCCGGGGCCGGCCTGTACGCCGGTATCGCAGGTTCAACCAACCTTGGGGGGGCAGGCGGGGGCGCCTACACCATGGGCGGTCGCGGCGGTTCGAGCGTCGGTGGCGCCGGCTCGACCGGTCTCGGGGGTTATACCAACGGCTCCGCGGGTGGCACAGCGAGCTCTGGCGCCTTGTCGATCGGCGGCGGCGGGGGTGGTTCCGGCTGGGATGGTGCCGGTGGCAAGGGCGGCGGAGCGGCTGGCGGTATCTACAACGCCAGCGGCGCCACCCTGACCATCGTCGGCACCAGCTCGATTACCGGTAACATCGGTGCCGGCGGCGGCGGCGGTGGCGGTTCGGCTACCGGCAGCGACACTGCTCTGAATGGCGGTGACGGTGGCCTGGGTGTCGGTGCCATCTGGAACAAAGGCACGGTATTGATCACGGCGGCCAACTTCGCCGCGCTGGGCGGTTCGGCCAACACCGGTGCCAGTGGTAACGGAGGCTTGGCCACCAACGCCTCGGCGGGCAGCAAACCCACAGCAGTCAACGGTCTGTTCAACGATATCGGCGGAACGGCGAACACCGCTTACAGTCCGGCCCCGACCGCGACCATCGTGGTCACCAACACCGCGCAGCACATCGGCAGCACCTCGCTGGTGACCATTACCTTCAACCAGGCCGTGACCGGCTTTACCAGCGCCGACCTGACGATCAGCAACGGTACCCTGGGCACCCTGAATACCAGTGACAACATCACCTACACCGCGACCTTTACGCCGAGCGCGAGCGTGACCAGCGCCACCAACCATATTGTCCTCGACAATAGCGGCGTCACCGCTACGTCGACGGGGACACCGGGGACCGGTACCACCTCGTCCAACAACTTCACCATCGATACCGTGCGCCCGACCGCGACCGTTACGGTGGTTGCGCCGACGTTGAGCACCACGGTCAACTCGACGGTGAACATTACCTTCAGCGAAGCGGTGAGCGGTTTCAGCCTTACCGACATGTCGGCGTCCAACGGCACCCTGAGCAACCTGACCACCAGCGACAATATCCACTGGACCGCGACCCTGACGCCGACCGGCAGCAACAATAGCAGCAGCGGCAATGTCATTACCCTGGACAACACCCTCTATACCGATACGGCGACCAACGCCGGTACCGGCACAACCACTTCCAATACCTATGCGATCGACACCGTGCGGCCGACCGCGAGCATCGTGGTGTCCGATACCGCACTGAACATCAGCGGTAACACATCGTTGGTGACCATCACCTTCAGCGAGCCGGTCACCGGGCTCACCGCCGGCGCCTTCACCGTCGCCGACGGCATCCTGAGCAACTTGGGCAGCAACGATGGTGGTCTCACGTGGACCGCAACCCTGACTGCGAGCCCCGAGGTTATCCGTACCGGCGATGTCATCACCCTGAACAACACCGCAGTCAGTGATGGCGCGGGCAACGCCGGCAGTGGCACCACCAATTCCAACACCTATGCGGTCGACACCGTGCGGCCGACCGCGACTGTCGTGTTCGCCAACAGCAACCTGGGCATCGGCCAGACCTCGCTGGTGACCATCACCTTCAGCGAAGCCGTGACCGGGTTCACCAACGCCGACCTGATAGTGTCCAATGGCACCCTGAGCGCGGTCAGCAGCAACGACGGTGGTACCACCTGGACCGCCACCTTTACCCCGACAGCGAGTATCGTCAACGCGAGCAACCACATCACCCTGGACAACACCGGGGTCCAGGACATGGCGGGCAACGCCGGCAGCGGCAGCACCACGTCGAACAACGTGGCCATCGACGGCGTGCGTCCCACCGCCACTGTGGTGGTGGCGAACGATTCCCTGATCATTGGCCAGACCTCGCAGGTGACCATTACTTTCTCGGAAACCGTGGTCGGTTTCAGCAACGCTGACCTGACCGTGTCCAGTGGCACCCTGAGTGCGGTGAGCAGCAGCGACGGTGGCGTCACCTGGACGGCAACCTTCACGCCCACAGCGAGCGTCACCAACACCACCAACGTCATCACCCTGGACAATACCGGCTATAGCGACACCAGCGGCAACGCGGGCAGCGGGACCACTGACTCCAACAACTACGCCATCGACACCCTGCGCCCCACCGCAACCATCGTGGTTGCCGACCCGGCGCTTCACGCAGGCGAAACATCGCTGGTGACCATCACCTTCAGCGAAGCCGTGACCGGCTTCACCCTCGCCGACCTGACGGCAAGCCACGGCAGCCTGAGCAGCCTGAGCAGCGCCGACGCCGGCATCACCTGGACCGCGACCTTCACTCCAGGGACAAACACCAACAGCGCGAACAACGTGATCGCCCTGGCCAACACCGGCGTCTCCGACCTGGCCGGCAACGCAGGCGCGGGCACCACCAATTCGGCGAATTACACCATCGATACGGTGTTGCCTTCGGCGACCATCGTGGTGGCCAACCCGGTGCTGAAAATCGGCGATTCCTCCCAAGTGACGATTACGTTCAACGAGGCCGTGACCGGTTTCAGCAATGCCGACCTGACGATCACCAATGGCACCTTGAGCGCGGTCAGCAGCAGTGACGGCGGCATTACCTGGGGCGCGACGTTCACCCCGAGCGCCAACCAAACCGACGCCACCAACCAGATCACCCTGGACAACAGCGGCGTCCAGGCGGCGGTGTCGGGTAATGTCGGCATCGGCACCAGCAATTCCAATAACTACGCCATCGACACCCAGCGTCCGACCGCAACGGTGGTGGTGAGCAACGATCATATGGGGATCGGCAGTTCGTCGCTGGTGACCGTCACTTTCAGCGAAGCTGTGACCGGGTTCAGCCTGGCCGATCTGACCACCGACAACGGCACCCTGAGCAACCTGAGCACCAACGACAACATCACCTATACCGCGACGTTGACGCCGGTGGCAGGCATTACCCAGAGCAACAATCACATTGTCCTGGACAACACTGGCGTGTCCGATATCGCCGGTAATTTGGGGTCCGGTATCACGTCGTCCAACGCCTATATGATCGACAGCCTGCGTCCGACGGCGACCATCGTGATTGCCGACCCTGTATTGAAGGCGGGCGAAACTTCTTTGGTCACGGTCACGTTCTCGGAAGCCGTCAGCGGTTTTGACAACAGCGACCTGAACGTGCCCAACGGTAGCCTCTCGGCACTCACCAGCCAGGATGGCGGGGTCACCTGGATAGGGACGTTCACACCGAGCAGCAACACCCGCGACACCACCAACCTGATCAGCCTGAACAACGCCGGCTACACCGACCTGGCCGGCAACACCGGCAGCGGTATCACCAACTCGGGCAACTTCACCATCGACACAGTGCGGCCGACCGCCACCGTCGTCGTTGCCGACACTGCGCTGAAAATCGGTGATACCTCGCAGGTCACCATTACCTTCTCCGAAGCGGTCAGCGGTTTTACCAACGCCGACCTGACGGTCGCCAACGGCACGCTGAGCGCCGTCAGTAGCAGCGACGGCGGCATGACCTGGACGGCCACCTTCACACCGGCCAGCGCGATCAGCGACACCAGCAACGTGATCACCCTGGATAACAGCGGTGTGCAAAACGCCTCGGGCAACGCGGGCAGCGGCAGCACCGATTCCAACAACTATGTGGTCGAAACCCAGCGTCCGACCGCGACCATTGCCGTGGCCAACGGCACACTGGGCATCGGCCAGACCACCACTGTCACCATTACCTTCAGCGAGGTCGTCAGCGGTCTCAATCTCTCTGACCTGAGTGTGGCCAACGGCGTGCTGTCCAACCTGGCCAGCAACGATGGCGGCAAAACGTGGACGGCGACGCTGACCCCGACGGCGGCGATCACCGATGCGAGCAACGTGATCACGCTGGACGCCAGCCAGGTCAACGATGTCGCCGGTAACGCCGGCAGCGGCATTGCGATCTCGAACAACTATGCGGTCAACACCAGTGCCCTGACCGGCGACCCGCTGTTCCGCGTCACCGATCCGGCACCACCACTCGGCGCGCCGGATATTCCACTGCAACCGATCGTGTTTGGCCGGCCCGTGGGCAACATTGGTTCACCCATCGGCTTCCCGCCATTGTTCGAGCAGCGTGATGTCGGCGCGGGCTTGCCGCCTATCGGCAACATCTTCATTCACAACGGTGCCTTGGCGCCTAGCTTCATTGCCCAGGTGTTCAGCAGCGATGGAGGCGCGAACGGCGGCGCGCAGGGCTTCCTCGGCTTTGGCGGCGGCGATGGCGGGGTGTTTGGTTCAAGCACTTTGTCGGGCTTGTTCAATCGGGAGAGCGGCGGTGGCGACAGTGGCTTCAAGGCGTTCGACAGCAGAGCGATCCAGGGCGGCGGTGATACGGCCCACGGCCTGCGGGGCGTATTCGGCGCCCCGACCCTGGGCCAGCAGTTGCAGCAGATCAAGGACTTGGAACAGCGTCAGGTGATTGATCTGGCGCAGGCATTGCAACAGGTCGGCATCAGCGAAATGCAGGCCTGA
- a CDS encoding DUF2789 domain-containing protein: MQSSEHSLPSLFKQLGLADDPASIEQFITAHSPLKPDLQLADAFFWTDSQRQFLREEILEDADWAEVVDELNLMLRRGREV, encoded by the coding sequence ATGCAATCGTCCGAACACAGCTTGCCCTCGCTGTTCAAACAACTCGGCCTGGCCGATGACCCTGCCAGCATCGAGCAGTTCATCACCGCGCATTCACCGCTCAAGCCGGATCTGCAACTGGCCGATGCGTTTTTCTGGACGGATAGCCAGCGGCAGTTCTTGCGTGAGGAGATCCTGGAGGATGCGGATTGGGCGGAAGTGGTGGATGAGTTGAACCTGATGTTGCGGCGGGGTCGAGAGGTGTAA
- a CDS encoding sulfotransferase family protein produces MDSCPTKAVNGLQYHFISGLPRSGSTLLSAILLQNPRFHAGMSSPVGPLFNGVLGQCSAGSEFGSVIDANTRRRLLRGLFDAYYADRAPVPVVFDTNRQWCARMPALHDLFPQAKVIACVRNVAWIMDSLERVYRANPFENTKLFNDDVERNTVYSRVETLGQRNRLVGYAWSALKEAYYGEHAGSMLVVDYDLLSQAPERVMRLVYEFIGEPWFEHDFEHLSYDAPDFDDALGVSGLHRVKPKVELQPRRTILPPDLFEQFAHMSFWRDGTSSAANVIRTKADAAIS; encoded by the coding sequence ATGGATTCTTGTCCTACAAAAGCGGTGAATGGATTGCAGTATCACTTTATCTCCGGTTTGCCCCGTTCGGGCTCGACGCTGCTTTCTGCGATCCTCTTGCAGAACCCGCGCTTTCACGCTGGCATGAGTAGCCCCGTGGGCCCCCTGTTCAACGGCGTGTTGGGGCAATGCAGTGCCGGCAGCGAGTTCGGTTCGGTCATCGATGCCAATACCCGGCGCCGCTTGCTGCGCGGGTTGTTCGATGCCTATTACGCCGATCGCGCCCCTGTTCCGGTGGTGTTCGATACCAATCGCCAATGGTGCGCCCGCATGCCGGCGCTGCATGACCTGTTCCCCCAGGCCAAGGTGATTGCCTGCGTGCGCAACGTGGCGTGGATCATGGACAGCCTCGAGCGTGTGTACCGCGCTAACCCGTTCGAAAACACCAAGCTGTTCAACGACGACGTCGAGCGCAACACCGTCTATAGCCGCGTTGAAACCCTCGGCCAGCGCAATCGCCTGGTGGGGTACGCTTGGTCGGCGCTCAAAGAGGCGTACTACGGTGAACATGCCGGCTCGATGCTGGTCGTCGACTACGACTTGCTCTCCCAGGCCCCCGAGCGGGTCATGCGGCTGGTCTACGAATTTATCGGCGAGCCTTGGTTCGAGCACGATTTCGAGCACCTGAGCTACGACGCGCCGGACTTCGATGATGCCCTCGGCGTGAGCGGTTTGCATCGGGTCAAGCCGAAGGTGGAATTGCAGCCTCGGCGCACCATTCTGCCGCCCGATCTGTTCGAGCAGTTCGCGCATATGTCTTTTTGGCGTGATGGCACTTCCAGTGCCGCCAATGTGATCCGTACCAAAGCCGATGCCGCGATCAGTTGA
- a CDS encoding MarR family winged helix-turn-helix transcriptional regulator: protein MNLSSSMVAGARNWRKICQSTLVSYGISEACAVPLLMIGRLGDGVHQVKVAQASGMESPSLVRLLDRLCHDGYVCRTEDACDRRAKALSLTERGRELVQAVEAQLVRLRRDVLADIAPADLEAALRVLRAFETAYQHPTVVAP from the coding sequence ATGAACCTCAGCAGCAGCATGGTGGCGGGCGCCCGTAATTGGCGCAAAATCTGCCAGAGCACGCTGGTGAGCTACGGTATTTCCGAAGCCTGCGCCGTGCCGTTGCTGATGATCGGCCGCTTGGGCGACGGTGTGCATCAGGTCAAGGTGGCCCAGGCTTCCGGGATGGAAAGCCCGTCGCTGGTGCGCCTGCTCGACCGGCTGTGTCATGACGGCTATGTGTGTCGCACCGAAGACGCCTGCGATCGCCGCGCCAAGGCCTTGAGCCTCACCGAGCGCGGCCGCGAGCTGGTGCAGGCGGTGGAGGCGCAATTGGTGCGCCTGCGCCGTGACGTGCTGGCCGATATCGCACCGGCGGACTTGGAGGCTGCGCTGCGCGTGCTGCGCGCCTTTGAAACTGCCTATCAACATCCAACGGTCGTCGCCCCTTGA